In one window of Hyla sarda isolate aHylSar1 chromosome 1, aHylSar1.hap1, whole genome shotgun sequence DNA:
- the LOC130363089 gene encoding uncharacterized protein LOC130363089, with protein sequence MLIGYSCLWTWFKFCETWPIPQHNIAVLLTSSTAEYWKRALGDLQRHPDCRQDIELKMKTAVFIVCLIGMACALPYSSESHSKSISESHPDSSSSSSSSSEERFRTAPTVNTATVQSIITEDFPRGDSLRLRRALKGSSESSPQDTSSIESHTDSSSSSEEVRTVPTPDETTLIQARGDSFRRRRALEQTAHGSTSHYSEESVTTESTSHQSHPTESSEEDSHEHNTTNNLLQGILSVTTADPDTSEESSEERTTPVLQP encoded by the exons ATGCTGATTGGCTACTCATGCCTGTGGACTTGGTTTAAATTCTGCGAGACCTGGCCCATTCCACAACACAACattgctgtgctcctcacatcaTCCACTGCTGAATACTGGAAAAGAGCCCTCGGTGATTTGCAGCGTCATCCAGACTGCAGACAAG ATATTGAACTGAAAATGAAAACTGCTGTGTTCATCGTCTGCCTCATAGGCATGGCCTGCGCATTACCT TACTCAAGTGAGAGCCACAGCAAGTCTATATCAGAATCCCACCcagattcctcctcctcctcctcatcatcatcagaagaaagATTCAGGACTGCCCCTACTGTTAACACCGCAACAGTTCAGTCTATCATTACAGAAGATTTTCCCAGAGGAGACAGTTTACGTCTTAGacgtgcacttaaaggg TCTTCAGAATCTTCACCCCAG GACACAAGCTCAATTGAAAGCCACACagactcttcttcctcatcagaaGAGGTCCGAACAGTCCCTACTCCTGATGAAACAACACTTATACAAGCAAGGGGTGACTCCTTTCGCCGTAGACGTGCTCTTGAACAG ACTGCCCATGGAAGCACCTCACATTACTCTGAAGAGAGTGTGACCACCGAGAGCACAAGTCACCAGTCCCACCCAACGGAGAGTTCAGAAGAAGACAGCCATGAACATAACACCACCAACAACCTTCTACAAGGCATCCTTAGTGTCACTACAGCAGATCCAGACACATCGGAAGAAAGCTCAGAGGAAAGGACAACTCCTGTCCTCCAGCCCTAA